A region from the Parasphingopyxis sp. CP4 genome encodes:
- a CDS encoding glutathione S-transferase family protein, which produces MALTFYTNPMSRGQIARWMLEEVGAPYEQILLDYGTTMKADDYLAINPMGKVPAIKHGDKVITECAAICAYLAEAFPEAGLAPISDEERADYYRWMFFGAGPLESAVTMNSLGWSPDEEQERMVGFGDYDRVVDVLDTYFKSHEYVCGERFTAADVYVGAHIDWGMAFGSLPERDSFNAYAGRLRDRAPYKRAKAIDMELMPEQPTAE; this is translated from the coding sequence ATGGCGCTGACTTTTTACACCAACCCGATGTCGCGCGGACAGATTGCGCGCTGGATGCTCGAAGAAGTCGGTGCCCCCTATGAGCAGATCCTGCTCGACTATGGGACGACGATGAAGGCCGACGACTATCTCGCTATCAATCCGATGGGCAAAGTCCCGGCAATCAAACATGGCGACAAGGTGATCACGGAATGTGCGGCGATCTGCGCTTATCTGGCCGAAGCCTTTCCCGAAGCCGGCCTGGCCCCGATATCCGATGAAGAGCGGGCAGATTATTATCGCTGGATGTTCTTCGGCGCCGGGCCACTGGAAAGCGCGGTAACGATGAATTCGCTGGGCTGGTCACCGGATGAAGAGCAGGAACGCATGGTCGGATTCGGCGATTATGACAGGGTCGTCGATGTGCTCGACACCTATTTCAAATCCCATGAGTATGTGTGCGGAGAGCGGTTTACGGCCGCCGATGTCTATGTCGGCGCACATATCGATTGGGGCATGGCATTTGGCAGCTTGCCAGAGCGCGATTCCTTCAATGCCTATGCAGGGCGCTTACGTGATCGCGCGCCCTATAAGCGGGCCAAAGCGATCGATATGGAACTCATGCCCGAGCAGCCGACCGCCGAGTAA
- a CDS encoding transglycosylase domain-containing protein: MADRDFPFERRSYEDRQSRLIGPHADDPAFDPYYRSDPRREPPEPVDSDYPGYSEYARHRDDPVYDEYPFEYEDGDFEEPPPRRKKRWIILKWMLRLAMGFLTLLLLWLIIFAPISQTAEPLVPPPIVLTAEDGSPVARMGPVMDRPVRVDELPDYVAQAFMAIEDRRYEDHWGIDPRGIARALWTNITSDATHGGSTITQQLAKLTYLESDRTLSRKIQEVPIALWLEIWLSKDEILERYLSNVYFGDNVYGLRAASLHYFYRHPENLTLSQATMLAGLVKAPSRLAPTRNLEGAQARQQVVIAAMADAGYLTRAEADAIELATVDHRPPPAMPRGGYFADWAIQEARAGRDRGYQSVEVATTLNQDLQALAERVTQQQTPAGAQVALVAMRPNGEVVAMVGGRDYSESPFNRATQANRQPGSTFKLIVYLAALEAGMTPDMLVDDSPIETGSYRPSNYGGRYRGEITLREAFAYSSNVVAVRLYQELGSEAVANAAEILGIDREFPANASVALGSAEMPLIELVSAYAMVLNDGYQVDPHAIARPEPGVFERFLDRRPRLSAHRRNQLRDLLETAITDGTGRAANLSIPAFGKTGTSQDSRDTLFVGFAGNLVVGIWIGNDDNTPLGEASGGGIPAQMWRAFMIGAVPNAEPRRARSIDSGGDDRVAILSNPEFRIDPDGGITIDTQLGGARITFDGDELNFEPNDDLRRRLDELEELGDRADRAIDENERSGR; the protein is encoded by the coding sequence ATGGCCGATCGTGACTTCCCTTTTGAGCGCCGAAGCTATGAAGACCGTCAATCGCGCCTGATCGGACCCCATGCCGACGATCCGGCCTTCGATCCCTATTATCGCAGCGACCCGCGTCGCGAACCACCGGAACCGGTCGATTCCGATTATCCCGGCTATTCCGAATATGCCCGTCACCGGGATGATCCAGTCTATGACGAATATCCATTCGAATATGAAGATGGTGATTTCGAAGAGCCCCCGCCGCGGCGCAAGAAGCGCTGGATCATCCTCAAATGGATGCTGCGGCTTGCCATGGGTTTTCTCACGCTGCTGCTATTATGGCTGATCATATTCGCGCCGATCTCCCAGACCGCCGAACCGCTTGTACCCCCGCCCATCGTCCTGACGGCGGAAGACGGGAGCCCGGTCGCCAGAATGGGGCCAGTGATGGATCGCCCGGTCCGGGTGGATGAGCTTCCCGACTATGTCGCGCAGGCGTTCATGGCGATTGAGGATCGGCGCTACGAAGATCATTGGGGCATCGATCCGCGTGGCATCGCACGCGCCCTTTGGACCAACATCACCTCTGACGCGACCCATGGTGGCAGTACGATTACCCAGCAGCTTGCCAAGCTCACCTATCTGGAATCGGATCGCACGCTCAGCCGCAAGATCCAGGAAGTGCCGATCGCGCTGTGGCTCGAAATCTGGCTCAGCAAGGATGAAATCCTCGAACGCTATCTGTCGAACGTCTATTTCGGCGACAATGTTTATGGCCTGCGGGCCGCCTCTCTGCACTATTTCTACCGGCACCCGGAAAACCTTACCCTCTCCCAGGCAACGATGCTGGCCGGCTTGGTGAAAGCGCCGTCGCGGCTCGCACCGACCCGCAATCTAGAAGGTGCCCAGGCTCGCCAACAGGTTGTCATCGCCGCGATGGCAGATGCCGGTTATCTGACCCGCGCCGAAGCCGATGCGATCGAGCTGGCGACAGTCGATCATCGACCGCCACCCGCCATGCCGCGCGGTGGCTATTTTGCCGACTGGGCGATCCAGGAAGCTCGCGCCGGCCGTGATCGGGGGTATCAGAGCGTCGAAGTGGCCACGACGCTGAATCAGGATCTCCAAGCCCTGGCCGAACGTGTCACACAACAGCAAACGCCAGCCGGCGCACAGGTCGCGCTGGTTGCGATGCGACCGAATGGCGAGGTCGTCGCCATGGTCGGCGGACGCGATTATTCGGAATCGCCTTTCAATCGGGCGACGCAGGCGAACCGCCAGCCGGGCTCAACCTTCAAACTGATCGTCTATTTGGCGGCCCTGGAAGCCGGGATGACGCCAGATATGCTGGTCGATGACAGTCCAATTGAAACCGGCAGCTATCGCCCCAGCAATTATGGCGGTCGCTATCGCGGTGAGATCACCCTGCGCGAAGCCTTTGCCTATTCGAGCAATGTCGTCGCCGTTCGGCTGTATCAGGAACTTGGCAGCGAAGCGGTTGCGAATGCAGCGGAAATACTTGGTATCGATCGTGAATTTCCGGCCAATGCCAGTGTTGCGCTAGGCAGCGCTGAAATGCCGCTCATCGAACTGGTTTCGGCCTATGCAATGGTCCTTAACGACGGCTACCAGGTCGATCCCCACGCCATCGCGCGCCCGGAACCGGGCGTTTTTGAACGCTTCCTCGATCGGCGACCGCGCTTGTCCGCGCATCGCCGAAACCAGCTGCGCGACCTGCTCGAAACCGCGATCACCGATGGCACAGGTCGAGCGGCCAATCTTTCGATCCCCGCCTTCGGCAAGACAGGCACAAGCCAGGACAGCCGCGACACTCTCTTTGTCGGGTTCGCCGGGAATCTTGTCGTCGGAATATGGATTGGCAATGACGACAACACACCGCTTGGCGAGGCAAGCGGCGGCGGAATACCGGCACAGATGTGGCGCGCTTTCATGATTGGCGCTGTTCCGAACGCAGAGCCGCGACGGGCGCGCAGCATCGATTCAGGCGGAGACGATCGCGTCGCCATTCTCTCCAATCCCGAGTTTCGTATCGACCCGGATGGCGGCATCACCATCGATACGCAGCTCGGCGGTGCGCGGATCACCTTTGATGGTGATGAACTCAATTTCGAGCCGAATGACGATCTCCGTCGTCGTCTGGATGAGCTTGAGGAGCTGGGTGACAGGGCTGATCGCGCTATCGACGAAAACGAACGATCTGGCCGTTAG
- a CDS encoding glutathione S-transferase family protein encodes MEPLILHEDPRSGNCYKIRLTAGHLDIPIKRKRYDVMRGETRTPEFLETINANGKIPVLQLGDRYMPESNAACYLLATGSDLIPDDRFDHADMLRWMFWEQHKHEPTIAEMRFFYLYVGKDNLSDKQRDAIPDKLAGGEAALTLMDGHLGSRDFMLGDQFTLADIALYAYTHVAEEGEFDLSRWPAVKRWLDRVASLPGHVEMEV; translated from the coding sequence GTGGAGCCGTTGATCCTTCACGAGGACCCGCGGAGCGGCAACTGCTATAAAATCCGGCTGACTGCGGGCCATCTCGACATTCCGATCAAGCGCAAGCGCTATGACGTCATGCGCGGTGAGACCCGGACGCCGGAATTCCTCGAAACGATCAACGCAAACGGCAAGATACCAGTGCTGCAGCTTGGCGATCGCTACATGCCGGAAAGCAATGCAGCCTGTTATTTGCTTGCCACGGGTAGTGATCTGATCCCCGACGATCGGTTCGACCATGCCGACATGCTGCGCTGGATGTTCTGGGAACAGCATAAGCATGAGCCGACGATCGCGGAGATGCGCTTCTTCTATCTCTATGTCGGCAAGGACAATCTGAGTGACAAGCAACGCGATGCCATCCCGGACAAACTGGCGGGTGGCGAAGCTGCGCTTACGCTGATGGACGGGCATCTTGGATCGCGAGATTTCATGCTCGGCGACCAGTTTACGCTCGCCGATATCGCCCTCTACGCATACACGCACGTCGCAGAGGAGGGGGAATTCGATCTTTCCCGCTGGCCCGCCGTGAAGCGCTGGCTGGACCGGGTCGCATCGCTTCCCGGCCATGTCGAGATGGAAGTATAA
- the clpA gene encoding ATP-dependent Clp protease ATP-binding subunit ClpA — MPSFARELEQTLHNALAEAANRKHEYATLEHLLLALTDDDHAAQVMTACGVEISELQEAVAVYLDNELEALRIDGATDPSPTSGFQRVVQRAILHVQSSGRDEVTGANVLVALFSERESYAVYFLQQQDMSRLDAVSFISHGVGKGDALSESREISGAEDEEQPEQKVGGKKKAESPLKQFCVNLNEKAEAGKIDPLIGRATEVDRTVQILCRRSKNNPLYVGEPGVGKTAIAEGLARRIVEEDVPDVLQPAVIYALDMGALLAGTRYRGDFEERLKAVVSELEKMPDAILFIDEIHTVIGAGATSGGAMDASNLLKPALSSGAIRCIGSTTYKEFRNHFEKDRALLRRFQKIDINEPSVEDTIKILQGLRPHYEEHHNVKYTADAIKAAVELSTRYINDRKLPDKAIDVIDETGASQMLVAPSKRRKMITPNEIEQVISMMARIPPKQVSTDDKQALESLDTDLKRVVFGQDLAIDTLASAIKLSRAGLREPQKPIGNYLFTGPTGVGKTEVARQLSSIMGIPLERFDMSEYMERHSVSRLIGAPPGYVGYDQGGLLTDAVDQHPHCVLLLDEIEKAHPDLFNVLLQVMDNGKLTDHHGKTVDFRNVILIMTTNAGAADMASEGIGFGDISKEDASEEAVKKMFTPEFRNRLDAIVPFGYLPPAVVARVVDKFILELELQLADREVHIKLDDESKTWLTERGYDRLYGARPMSRLIQEKVKQPLAEELLFGKLVNGGEVDVSVKDDALEFQLTPAPPKRKPPKKKKKPAAKPKAK, encoded by the coding sequence ATGCCCTCTTTTGCTCGTGAATTGGAACAAACGCTGCATAATGCGCTCGCCGAGGCGGCGAACCGCAAACATGAATATGCAACGCTGGAACATCTGCTGCTGGCGCTGACCGATGACGATCATGCGGCCCAGGTGATGACGGCGTGCGGCGTCGAGATATCGGAACTGCAGGAAGCGGTCGCCGTCTATCTCGATAACGAGCTCGAAGCACTACGCATCGATGGTGCGACAGACCCCTCTCCGACCAGCGGCTTCCAGCGCGTCGTGCAACGCGCCATCCTGCATGTGCAATCCTCCGGACGTGATGAAGTGACCGGCGCCAATGTGCTCGTCGCCTTGTTCTCGGAACGCGAAAGCTATGCCGTCTATTTCCTCCAGCAACAGGATATGAGCCGGCTCGATGCGGTCAGCTTCATCTCCCATGGTGTTGGTAAGGGCGACGCGCTGAGCGAAAGCCGCGAAATTAGCGGCGCCGAAGACGAAGAGCAGCCCGAGCAGAAAGTCGGCGGCAAGAAGAAAGCCGAAAGCCCGCTCAAGCAGTTCTGCGTCAACCTCAACGAGAAGGCCGAAGCCGGCAAGATCGATCCGCTGATTGGCCGCGCTACCGAAGTTGATCGGACGGTTCAGATCCTCTGTCGGCGGTCCAAGAACAACCCGCTCTATGTGGGTGAACCTGGAGTCGGCAAGACCGCGATCGCCGAAGGTCTGGCGCGTCGGATTGTCGAAGAAGATGTTCCCGACGTGCTCCAGCCGGCCGTGATCTACGCGCTCGATATGGGCGCGCTGTTGGCCGGTACGCGCTATCGCGGCGATTTCGAAGAACGGTTGAAGGCGGTTGTGTCCGAACTGGAGAAGATGCCGGATGCCATTCTCTTTATCGATGAAATTCATACGGTTATCGGCGCGGGCGCTACATCCGGTGGCGCAATGGATGCGTCGAACCTGCTAAAGCCTGCTCTATCGAGCGGCGCGATCCGCTGCATCGGTTCGACGACCTACAAGGAATTCCGGAACCATTTCGAAAAAGACCGGGCCTTGCTGAGGCGCTTCCAGAAGATCGATATCAACGAGCCCTCAGTCGAAGACACGATCAAGATCCTTCAAGGCCTGCGTCCACATTACGAAGAGCATCACAACGTCAAATACACGGCGGATGCGATCAAGGCGGCGGTCGAACTTTCGACGCGCTACATCAATGACCGCAAGCTGCCCGACAAGGCGATCGACGTGATCGACGAAACCGGTGCAAGCCAAATGCTGGTCGCTCCATCCAAGCGCCGCAAGATGATTACGCCGAACGAGATCGAGCAAGTTATCTCTATGATGGCGCGGATCCCGCCCAAGCAAGTCTCTACCGATGACAAGCAAGCGCTCGAATCGCTCGATACCGATCTGAAGCGCGTCGTGTTTGGCCAGGATCTGGCGATCGACACGCTGGCGTCTGCGATCAAGCTGAGCCGTGCTGGTTTGCGCGAACCGCAAAAACCGATCGGCAATTACCTGTTCACTGGCCCGACCGGTGTCGGCAAGACCGAAGTCGCGCGGCAGCTCAGCTCAATCATGGGCATCCCGCTCGAGCGCTTCGACATGTCGGAATATATGGAGCGGCATAGCGTTTCACGACTTATCGGCGCGCCTCCCGGCTATGTCGGCTATGATCAGGGCGGCCTCCTTACCGATGCCGTAGATCAGCATCCGCATTGCGTACTGCTGCTCGATGAGATCGAAAAAGCCCATCCGGATCTGTTCAACGTGCTGTTGCAGGTGATGGATAATGGCAAGCTCACCGATCATCACGGCAAGACGGTCGATTTCCGCAATGTCATCCTGATCATGACAACCAATGCCGGCGCTGCCGATATGGCGAGCGAAGGCATCGGCTTTGGCGACATTTCCAAGGAAGACGCCAGCGAAGAAGCGGTCAAGAAGATGTTCACGCCGGAATTCCGCAACCGCCTCGATGCGATTGTGCCGTTCGGCTATCTGCCACCCGCCGTGGTTGCCCGGGTAGTCGACAAGTTCATCCTGGAGCTCGAACTGCAGCTCGCCGATCGCGAAGTGCATATCAAGCTGGACGATGAATCGAAGACCTGGCTTACCGAGCGCGGTTATGACCGGCTCTATGGTGCCCGCCCGATGAGCCGCCTGATCCAGGAGAAGGTCAAGCAGCCTCTCGCTGAGGAATTACTGTTCGGCAAACTGGTCAATGGCGGTGAAGTCGATGTTTCGGTCAAGGATGATGCGCTCGAGTTTCAGCTGACACCGGCTCCGCCCAAGCGCAAACCACCGAAAAAGAAGAAAAAACCTGCGGCCAAGCCAAAGGCGAAATGA
- a CDS encoding DUF1192 domain-containing protein: MDLDELFAKKPGDPLTQLCTEDLDPLSVEELETRIQALEGEIARVKAKLDGAVTHRKEADELFKR, encoded by the coding sequence ATGGATTTGGACGAACTTTTCGCCAAGAAGCCCGGAGATCCGCTCACTCAGCTGTGTACCGAGGATCTCGACCCCCTTTCGGTCGAGGAGTTGGAGACGCGAATTCAGGCACTTGAGGGTGAAATTGCGCGGGTAAAAGCCAAGCTTGACGGTGCGGTTACCCACCGAAAAGAAGCCGACGAGCTGTTCAAGCGATGA
- a CDS encoding low molecular weight protein-tyrosine-phosphatase, with protein sequence MTHSILFVCLGNICRSPMAEGAMRAAAEARGIDIHIDSAGTGSWHIGDPPDSRAQAAARANGVEISGQQARQISASDFDHFHHILAMDGSVLGDLALIQRPQSPAALSLFLDHLPGREGQDVADPYYGGDDGFQTVWDDVAAGAEALLDLITAR encoded by the coding sequence ATGACCCATTCCATCCTGTTCGTTTGCCTCGGCAATATCTGTCGCTCGCCCATGGCTGAGGGCGCCATGCGCGCAGCAGCCGAGGCGCGCGGAATTGATATCCATATCGATTCCGCCGGAACCGGCAGCTGGCATATCGGCGATCCACCGGACAGCCGGGCCCAAGCCGCTGCGCGCGCCAATGGGGTGGAGATTTCGGGCCAGCAGGCGCGGCAGATCAGCGCTTCGGACTTTGATCACTTTCATCACATATTGGCGATGGATGGTTCGGTGCTGGGTGATTTGGCGCTGATACAACGACCGCAATCCCCAGCCGCGCTGTCCCTGTTTCTGGATCATCTGCCGGGCCGGGAAGGGCAGGATGTTGCCGATCCCTATTATGGCGGCGATGATGGCTTTCAAACGGTCTGGGATGACGTCGCCGCGGGCGCAGAGGCGTTGCTGGACCTGATAACGGCGCGCTGA
- a CDS encoding RNA polymerase sigma factor, with product MTPASQPVSTASGEADQADRALMARVRDGDAVAFGALVERHTPLIYRVAYRLLGDGHEAEDIVQETFTRLWTNAPQWQPSGGGLGAWLRRVGMNLCFDRLRKRKRIAPEEPPETADDEPGADAQLVSDEIGSVVDSCLRELPERQAAALVLSYFEGLPNAESAKILELNVKAMESLLVRARKKMRVLLEGRGVLASDVEQLT from the coding sequence ATGACGCCGGCGTCCCAGCCGGTGAGCACAGCTTCTGGCGAAGCTGACCAAGCCGATCGGGCGTTGATGGCGCGTGTTCGGGATGGCGATGCTGTGGCCTTTGGTGCGCTCGTTGAGAGACATACGCCGCTCATCTATCGCGTCGCATATAGATTGCTGGGTGACGGCCATGAGGCCGAGGATATCGTGCAAGAAACCTTCACCCGTCTTTGGACGAATGCCCCGCAATGGCAGCCGAGCGGCGGCGGCCTTGGTGCCTGGCTCCGCCGGGTCGGAATGAACCTGTGCTTCGATCGCTTGCGTAAACGCAAGCGGATTGCACCCGAAGAACCACCCGAAACGGCGGATGACGAGCCGGGCGCCGATGCGCAGCTGGTATCGGATGAAATCGGGTCGGTCGTCGATAGCTGCCTGCGGGAACTGCCCGAGCGTCAGGCCGCTGCGCTGGTGTTGAGTTATTTTGAAGGATTGCCGAATGCAGAATCGGCCAAGATTTTGGAACTGAATGTGAAGGCCATGGAATCCCTTTTGGTAAGAGCGCGCAAGAAGATGCGGGTGTTGCTGGAGGGGCGGGGAGTTCTGGCGTCCGATGTGGAGCAACTGACATGA
- a CDS encoding NAD(P)H-quinone oxidoreductase, whose translation MATLPTEMTAIDMEGPGEPDVLVTVTRPVPEPVAGEVLVKVAAAGVNRPDIVQRKGFYPPPPGAPSIPGLEIAGEVVALGEGVNAELMGQEVCALVAGGGYAEYCTAPVVQCLPVPEGLSLQEAAALPETIFTVWHNLFERAYAREGETVLVHGGTSGIGSMAIMLGKLFGLTVIVTCGSDDKCAAAVEIGAAHAINYKSQDFVEEVKRLTDGNGVEIVIDMVAGDYVARNLQCLKEDGRHVTIAVQGGLEATINMAQVMSRRLMLTGSTLRARSVEFKGLLADEIERTAWPFVADGKLRPVMDRSFPMADAAGAHRHMEAGAHIGKIILEV comes from the coding sequence ATGGCAACGCTGCCGACCGAAATGACGGCCATCGATATGGAAGGGCCAGGCGAACCGGACGTGCTCGTCACAGTTACGCGGCCGGTGCCAGAGCCAGTGGCTGGCGAAGTCCTGGTCAAGGTTGCGGCCGCCGGTGTGAATCGCCCTGATATTGTCCAGCGCAAAGGTTTCTATCCGCCACCACCAGGCGCGCCGTCCATTCCGGGCCTCGAGATCGCCGGCGAAGTTGTCGCGCTGGGCGAAGGGGTGAATGCCGAGCTGATGGGCCAAGAGGTTTGCGCACTGGTCGCCGGCGGCGGTTACGCGGAATATTGCACCGCGCCCGTAGTCCAATGCCTGCCGGTTCCCGAAGGACTGTCGCTGCAAGAAGCCGCCGCACTCCCGGAAACGATATTCACGGTGTGGCACAATCTGTTTGAGCGCGCCTATGCGCGCGAAGGCGAAACGGTTCTCGTCCATGGCGGAACCAGCGGCATCGGTTCAATGGCGATCATGCTTGGCAAGCTGTTTGGCCTGACCGTGATCGTGACATGTGGCAGCGATGATAAATGCGCCGCCGCTGTCGAGATCGGCGCGGCCCACGCGATCAACTACAAGAGCCAGGATTTTGTCGAGGAAGTGAAGCGCCTGACCGACGGCAATGGTGTCGAGATCGTAATCGATATGGTGGCGGGCGATTATGTTGCGCGCAACCTCCAATGCCTGAAAGAAGATGGCCGACATGTGACGATTGCCGTCCAGGGCGGCCTCGAAGCGACGATCAACATGGCGCAGGTGATGAGCCGACGGCTGATGCTCACGGGTTCGACGCTGCGTGCGCGTTCGGTCGAGTTCAAGGGGCTGCTCGCCGATGAGATCGAACGCACGGCCTGGCCATTTGTTGCGGACGGCAAGCTGCGACCCGTCATGGACCGGAGTTTTCCGATGGCTGACGCGGCTGGCGCGCATCGGCACATGGAAGCCGGCGCGCATATCGGCAAGATCATCCTGGAAGTCTGA
- a CDS encoding autotransporter domain-containing protein, giving the protein MRRDLGDLYVSLGGSLVGYDGPAPIVGDTIPATTRQAVLGFGYSSDSLSIDSYVSLGDRDFDTIDIATQNGAVVQFEADGSSWGTGIAITYQQPLGGRWFISPFASLDYSEIDTAQAIQGPVNQLFAREVEQSGVTGSGGATLQYALGEQYQHSLGLYSAFVATSNAASTTRIGAAGSATSASRPIDGAGDGDGWFEYGASASFSLSDTIFLDFFVSRTAGLRFGEAKSGSAGLSFTF; this is encoded by the coding sequence TTGCGCCGCGATCTGGGCGATCTCTACGTCAGCCTGGGTGGGTCATTGGTCGGATATGATGGTCCGGCCCCGATAGTTGGAGACACGATCCCCGCCACGACGCGCCAAGCCGTCCTTGGCTTTGGCTACTCAAGCGATTCCCTGAGTATCGATAGCTATGTGTCGCTCGGTGACCGCGATTTCGACACCATCGATATAGCCACGCAAAATGGCGCTGTGGTGCAATTCGAAGCCGATGGCAGCAGCTGGGGCACCGGCATCGCCATCACCTATCAGCAACCGCTCGGTGGCCGCTGGTTCATCTCACCCTTTGCCTCTCTCGACTATAGTGAAATCGATACCGCCCAGGCGATCCAGGGCCCGGTGAACCAGCTTTTTGCACGCGAAGTCGAACAATCCGGGGTAACCGGTTCGGGCGGAGCCACGCTCCAATATGCGCTGGGTGAGCAATATCAGCACAGCCTCGGCCTCTATTCGGCCTTTGTGGCGACCTCGAACGCTGCGTCGACCACGCGCATAGGTGCCGCTGGGTCGGCCACCAGCGCATCGCGGCCAATTGACGGAGCGGGCGATGGCGATGGCTGGTTCGAATATGGAGCGAGCGCCAGCTTCAGCCTCTCTGACACCATATTCCTCGACTTTTTCGTATCGCGGACCGCAGGCTTGCGCTTTGGCGAGGCGAAGTCCGGATCAGCGGGTCTGTCCTTCACCTTCTAG
- the thpR gene encoding RNA 2',3'-cyclic phosphodiesterase: protein MMRLFVAIRPPKPVREQLLLLMTGVRSARWQDDSQLHLTLRFIGEVDHNRAEDIGMMLESIRFPKFEIALESVGMFERNGRRSALWAGIAMSEPLTRLQHKIENGLQRLGLEPEHRGFLPHITLARLNSSTGPTDDFLADHAALTGPAFPVDHFDLIESRLGSKGARYESLARYWLD from the coding sequence ATGATGAGGCTTTTTGTCGCAATCCGCCCACCCAAGCCGGTTCGGGAGCAGCTTTTGCTGCTGATGACCGGCGTCAGAAGCGCGCGTTGGCAAGATGACAGCCAACTCCACCTGACCCTGCGTTTCATCGGCGAAGTCGATCACAATCGCGCCGAGGATATCGGCATGATGCTGGAATCGATCCGCTTTCCGAAGTTCGAAATCGCCCTGGAGAGCGTCGGGATGTTCGAACGCAACGGCCGACGGTCGGCACTGTGGGCAGGGATTGCCATGTCGGAACCACTGACCCGCCTCCAGCACAAGATCGAGAATGGCCTCCAGCGGCTGGGACTCGAACCCGAGCATCGCGGCTTTCTGCCGCACATCACCCTGGCGCGGCTCAATAGCAGTACCGGACCGACAGATGACTTTCTCGCCGACCATGCAGCGCTTACTGGCCCCGCCTTCCCCGTCGATCATTTCGACCTGATCGAGAGCCGTCTCGGCAGCAAAGGCGCACGCTATGAAAGCCTCGCCCGCTATTGGCTGGATTAG
- a CDS encoding Bax inhibitor-1/YccA family protein translates to MANWSDPKAGLQGEARAGLDTGARDVAYDAGLRSYMLKVYNYMASGILLTGIVAMLFARGGAESPAATIIMSGGLLSWVIILSPLAFILVMSFGMHRMSTGALQVCFWAFATVMGLSLSTIFLRYTGTSIAQTFFATSAAFVSLSLWGYTTKKDLSGWGTFLIMGVVGLLVAMVINIFLQSQAMTYVISGIGVLVFAGLTAYDTQKIKSMYQYVAGTDMMGKTVIMGALNLYLDFINMFLFLLNFMGGRE, encoded by the coding sequence ATGGCTAATTGGTCCGATCCGAAAGCCGGTCTGCAGGGCGAAGCCCGCGCTGGACTGGATACCGGAGCCCGCGACGTCGCATATGACGCCGGCCTGCGGTCCTACATGCTCAAAGTCTATAATTACATGGCTTCGGGTATTCTGCTTACGGGTATCGTTGCGATGCTCTTTGCGCGGGGTGGTGCAGAATCACCCGCCGCGACAATCATCATGTCAGGCGGCCTGCTGAGCTGGGTGATCATCCTCTCGCCGCTGGCCTTCATCCTGGTGATGAGCTTCGGCATGCACCGCATGTCGACGGGCGCTTTACAGGTCTGTTTCTGGGCCTTTGCGACCGTGATGGGGCTGTCTCTATCGACGATCTTCCTGCGCTATACAGGAACCTCGATCGCACAGACTTTCTTTGCGACCTCGGCAGCATTCGTCAGCCTTAGCTTGTGGGGTTACACCACGAAGAAGGATCTGAGCGGCTGGGGCACGTTCCTGATTATGGGCGTTGTCGGCCTGCTGGTTGCGATGGTGATCAACATCTTCCTGCAATCCCAGGCGATGACCTATGTCATCAGCGGCATCGGTGTTCTCGTCTTCGCTGGCCTCACCGCCTATGACACGCAGAAGATCAAGTCGATGTACCAATATGTCGCCGGCACGGACATGATGGGCAAGACGGTCATCATGGGTGCCCTCAACCTCTATCTCGACTTCATCAACATGTTCCTGTTCCTGCTCAACTTCATGGGCGGCCGCGAATAG